Within the Luteimonas sp. JM171 genome, the region AGGGAGCAACGTCGATGCGGGCGCCGGCGAGCATTTCCTCGCGGTCCCTGCGCGACAGCTTGCCGTAGCCGGGGAAACTGCCCACGGCGAAAAGCACATGTCCTTCGGCCGCATAGGCGTGGCCGGCTTCGACCAGCCGCGCGATCATCGCCAGAATCTCGTCGATATGGGCGGTGGCCTCGGGCTCGATATCCGGAGGCGCGACGCCAAGCGCGGCCATGTCTTCCCGGTAGGCGGCGGCAAAACGCCCGGTCACCTCTGCGATCGGCACCCCGGCTGCCTGCGCTGCGGCGTTGATCTTGTCATCGATGTCGGTGATGTTGCGGGCGTAGCGCAGGTGGCCGTATCGCCGGCGCAGCAGCTCGGCCAGGACCCCGAACACCACCGGCCCGCGCGCATTGCCGATGTGCACGTAGTTGTAGACGGTGGGCCCGCACACGTACATCGTCGGGCATGCCGGATCGAGCGGCTGGAAGGTCTCGGTGCGGCGGGTCAGGGAGTTGTAGAGGCGCAGGCTCATCGCGGCGGCAGGGCGGGGGAAGCCGGATTCTATCGGTCGGGGCGCATTCACGACAGCGCCGGTTCAGCAGACGGCGGCAGGCACCGCCTAAACTTCGGGGTCAACCCCGTCTTCCAGGCCAGATGCCGCGACCCTTCATGCCCCTGTCCCTGATCGCCTGCGCGCTGCTGGCCGCGGGGGGCATCGCGGTCGCGCAGGACGCGCCGGAACGGGACGCCGGGGAACGGGAAATGACCGCGGAATTGCCACCCCCGCCGCCGGCCCTGCCGCAGGAAAACGTGCGCATCGAGTATGCCCGGGTGCTGGCGGCCGAACCGGTGATCCAGACCCTGCGCGCGACCGCCATGGTCGAGCGCTGCGATCCCATCAGCCCGCTCAGCCCGGCCGAGGGGGATTCCGAGCGCCGCGGCCTCTCGCGGGTAGTGGGCGTGGTGCGCGACGTCCTCAACCCCCAGGAGGAGGAACGGGACGAAGACCGGGCCGGCGCCGAGTGCCGGATGGTGCCGGTGGAGCGCGAGTTCCGCCGCCCGATCGGCTACGACGTCGACTACGTGCACCGGGGGGTCACCTACCGTTCGCGGATGCCGTATGACCCCGGCAACCGCGTGCGGGTGCGGGTGTCGGTCACCCCGGTCGTGAACCCGGACCCCTGAGCCCCGGCTGCTTGCCGCCGCGCTTCGGGCGTGAGACGATTCCCCCGATGACCCAGCTTCGCGCCGACGCCCAGATCCTCACCTCCGCCCGCATGGCGGCGGGGATGACCTCGCGCGCGCGCCGACCGGAAGCCTGCCAACGCGCTGGGTAGCCGGAGCTCACCATTTCGAGTTTCAAGCATGAACCCGGCCCCGGCGCCGGGTTTTTTCGTTTCCAAGGACCCTTTTCCAATGAACGCTCCCAGGCACTTCCTCAATACCCAGGACTGGTCGCGCGACGGCCTCGATGCGCTGCTGGCCGAAGCCGCCCGCTACAAGCGCGAGGTGCTGGGCGACGACCTGCGCGGGCGTTCGATCGCGCTGCTGTTCTTCAACCCGTCGATGCGCACGCGCACCAGCTTCGAGCTGGGCGCATTCCAGCTCGGGGGGCACGCGATCGTGCTCCAGCCCGGCAAGGACGCGTGGCCGATCGAGTTCGCGCCCGGGGTGGTGATGGATGGCGACGCCGAAGAGCACATTGCCGAGGTGGCCCAGGTGCTGGGCCGGTACGTGGACCTGATCGGGGTGCGGGCGTTCCCGAAGTTCGTCGACTGGCAGGCGGACCGCGAGGACCCGGTGCTCACGGCGTTCGCCAGGCATTCGCCGGTGCCGGTCATCAACATGGAGACCATCACCCATCCCTGCCAGGAACTGGCTCACGCGCTGGCACTGCGCGAACACTTCCTGGCCGCAGAGCCTGGCTCGGACCCGGCGCAGGTGCTGCGCGGAAAGAAGTACGTGCTGACCTGGACCTACCACCCCAAGCCGCTCAACACCGCGGTGGCGAACTCCGCGCTGACGATCGCCACCCGGATGGGCATGGACGTGACCCTGCTGTGCCCGACCCCGGAGTACGTGCTGGACGA harbors:
- a CDS encoding N-acetylornithine carbamoyltransferase; its protein translation is MNAPRHFLNTQDWSRDGLDALLAEAARYKREVLGDDLRGRSIALLFFNPSMRTRTSFELGAFQLGGHAIVLQPGKDAWPIEFAPGVVMDGDAEEHIAEVAQVLGRYVDLIGVRAFPKFVDWQADREDPVLTAFARHSPVPVINMETITHPCQELAHALALREHFLAAEPGSDPAQVLRGKKYVLTWTYHPKPLNTAVANSALTIATRMGMDVTLLCPTPEYVLDERYMQWARDNAAASGGSLTVSHDIEAAYAGADVVYAKSWGALPYFGKWEPEKPIRERHRHFIVDEAKMALTNNAVFSHCLPLRRNVKATDAVMDSPACIAVNEAENRLHVQKAVMAALLAGRR